The Bradyrhizobium betae genomic interval TTCGTCTTCGCGGGGCTGATATTCGCGGTCGCCGTTTACATCCTGTTCCGCTACCTATCGCCGACTTAAGGCTGGTCGGTTTCTTCGCAGGCTGTTCATGCACTCTGGCCGGAGCGGGTTGGAGCCGGATCACGCGGACCTACTCGGCATAGTGCGTGCAACAGGCGCAAAACTCGATACGGTCACCGCATTAACCATATCGTCCCAACGGGACTGGAATGTCTCCGCGCATATCCGCATATTAGACTAGGACTGGGAACGGCAGCACACAGCGCAGAGCAAAGCCATCCTGATTGACACCGATCCGACCTGATTATGACTTGAAGAACGCCCTGAACCTTTTGGTCTGTGCCATTTGGCCGCCAAACTGGGTGAAAAGCTGTCAAGCGGCGTCAACTTCCATTGTTCCGGCCAGCTTGCTGTTCAGGGTCGCGCGAGACGGGCGCAATTCTCTCGGTCCGCCTCCTGGCCACGGCGTTTGGCATCGGCCGCCAACTATCAAGGATCGCTAACCGTAGAAGGCTTCAGTACGCTGTTAGCCAGAACGTTGCGCAAGCATGCTGGAGAAATCTGGCGCCCGGCCCCCCCATTTGCGTTCAATTAAGCTCGAATTGGAATGATGGTGCTCCAATCGAGGGGCTTGGCTTGCTGTCCAAAGAAGATTTCTTCGTATTCATTCAATTGCAAAACTTTCGGCGGCCTGGAAGGCCAGAGTAACTCGCATATCGATCGCGAGCGGCGGCGGTGTATTGCGATGAGTTGTTGTAAGGCAGTTTCGGTCATTCAGGTAGCCGCGATCCGGAAGACTGGAGCCAACCGCTGAGATGCGCGCCCGTCTCGGCAATTCTGACTCGCTTAAGCAGGGCCTCGCGCTCTGCTCCAGCGGGGAGCCCGCTGGCTTGGTCTCGCAGCCTTTTGGCCTGTTCGGCCATTCGATCTTCAAGGGAGCGGGTCTGTTGCACCCGGCGGCGCTTCTCGGTCATGGCGATAGGCTCCAAAGCCCCACCATCAACGTTCCAGCTCACTGACGGTTCGAACAGCACGTAACGTCTTAACTTAGGAACCGGTAGGACAACCACTGCATTGAATCGCGCTGGCCCGCCGACCGAGCTGGCGGAGCGGCCCAGGCCTCCAGCCCCCAAAAGCCCCAAGCCGGGGCCGTCTCTCCGCGTAGGATATCGGAAAATACGTATGCGTTTCTCTCCCTTGATCGCGCCGGCCGATCGCCCAGATCGTAACATCCTTGAAGACTTCGGCGCCCGAGTGACGCGGCCTCACTTCTTGTAGAGAAGGAGCCTCAATTGTCGAGCCTGACGGCGGACCGAACCGACGCGACGACCGAACAACAGTCGTGCTCTCGTGGGCTAAGTTAGAAGCCGCTAACCGTACGGTCACGCAGTTGGTCAGAAGTGGTAGTTCACGCCAATACGCGCGACGTGAAAATCCGCCCGACCAAAATTGGCGTTGTAGCTAGCGAATGCCGTGCCTGCCCTTTTGAGCGTATTGGCGACCGAGTTCACCGAAGCATTGCCGAGATCGACGTATAGATACTCGGCTTTGACCGTCCAGTTATGCGTCCACCGCCACTCGCCACCCGCGCCCGCGGTCCAGCCCGTCTTCACACTCGAAGTGGAGCCCGAAAAGCAGGTGACGTTGACCGCGCATAGAAACGAGCGTCCGGCCAAGTCGCCCAATAAACCGGCGGGCGGCGCTCCGTTGAACACGTAACTGTCGGACAACATGACCCGACCATAGGCAAACCCGGCAGTGCCGTAGAGCAGCAGGTCTGGAGTGGCGAGCACTCCTAAGCGCGCGCGCACGGTGCCCCACCAATCGATCTTCTCCTGGCCCGCGACGGTCTGAGTAAAGAAACCTGGCGCCGCCGTGGCCAGCACGCTTGTGCCGCTGCCGCTGCCCTTAATGTCAGAGCCGCTGAAGTCGGCCTCGACCCCGATGACCCAGCTGCGGTCGATCTGCAGATTGTAGCCCGCCTCGAGGCCGCCGGTAACACCACTGATATTTACGCGGTGGCTGGCAAACGGTTGCTCGCCAACAGCTCCGAGTCCGCCATTGACGAGGAGCGTGGCAATGGGATCGTTACCGACATAGGTGACCGTGCGGTCGCTCCAGCCGCCGCCGATCTGCCCGCCAACATAGAATCCCGTCCAGCTCGGCAGCGCAGTTATAGGCGGCGCCTTGAGCGGCATATCAGCAGCGTGGGCCGGAAGTCCAATTGCTAGCGCCAAACTGCTGAGGATGGCAGCAAAACCCAATGCGCGGTGCATCCGACGGTCCCCATGAATCTAATCGCGGAAAATATCAGGCCGCGGTCATGCCGTCTGTGGCTTCAAAACCACACCGCCTGGAAGATTCCAAGCCAGTTAACTCAATACTTCATCTGTCCCTGGCGCGCCGCTTGTGCGCGGATCGCTTGATCCAAGGTGCGGCTCTTCACGGCATCCACTCCAGCTGGCTCAAGAGCCAATCCGTCACCCTGCGCACTTCGCGCGCTGCTTCACCGTGCGGGTGATACTTCGTCACTCCGAGCCCCCGGAGGGCAGAGTCCTGATAATCGACGCGATACCCGAGGAAGGCGTCCACGATCTCGCCCAGCTCCTGGTGCCTCGCGAGCCACCCGCCAGCCGGGTGTTCATCGTCGCGGGCGTATGCGAGAAATCTCAAGCAAGAGCGCCTTGCCGTGAGTGGGCAGCTCAGCAACTTTTGCTGCTGCCACCCTGCTCTCGAATGCATCAAATATTTCTCGAAACTCGGGGGTGTCAGACAACGTCACTTGGTGCCCAAGGCAATACAACCCGCCAACTCGCCAGATTTTAGACAAGTCGAACTCGGGGATTTTATCGTCCTTTGCCAATGCGTCCAAACATTGCTCGCATTCAGTGACGACATCGCGCTTTGTTGCAGCAATAGCGCCGATTTCAGCAAATTGAAGCCGCAACTCAAAAATATGCAGCATTTCCTCGGACGAGCCGAACTCGCGTTTATTGAATATGTTCTCTAGCTCATCCACTACTGCTTTGTACTCGTCGTCTGTGAGGTCCCATCCGCGCCACGCGCGC includes:
- a CDS encoding outer membrane protein, which codes for MHRALGFAAILSSLALAIGLPAHAADMPLKAPPITALPSWTGFYVGGQIGGGWSDRTVTYVGNDPIATLLVNGGLGAVGEQPFASHRVNISGVTGGLEAGYNLQIDRSWVIGVEADFSGSDIKGSGSGTSVLATAAPGFFTQTVAGQEKIDWWGTVRARLGVLATPDLLLYGTAGFAYGRVMLSDSYVFNGAPPAGLLGDLAGRSFLCAVNVTCFSGSTSSVKTGWTAGAGGEWRWTHNWTVKAEYLYVDLGNASVNSVANTLKRAGTAFASYNANFGRADFHVARIGVNYHF